The Deltaproteobacteria bacterium sequence ATATTCTTCTCGGACGCGTCGAGCGCCTGACTGAGGAACGCAAGATAGAGGAAAAACGGCGTGAAACCCGGTTCGCGGCCCTGAAGGAATCGATCGAAAAGATTTCTCCCGGGGTCAAGGTCACTCCCCTCGGCCCCTCGCTGGACATTTACCTTCCGGTAAACGTTTTGTTTTCAAAGGGGAAAGCGGGTTTGTCCGACGGGTGCAGGAAGGTCCTCGCCGAAGCGGGGAAGGCGGCAGCCGAATTCGCCGGCTCGTCCTTCCTTGTTTCAACCGGAGCGAAAAAAACCGGGGAAGATATCCGGGCCGCCCTCGAGGGCACGGCGAAAATTACTGCGGATCGAATTCTCCTGAAACTCATCGAAAAGGAAAAAGGGGCGGAACTGCTGCTCCTGGTACCGTAAACGCCTGCCGAAGGCAAGCGCCGCCGGGATTTAAGGCAATATCTACGGAATCGTATCGAAGGGGAGGTGCGGGGATGGACGTCTTCGAGGCGATGAAGGGACGGCAGAGCGTCCGGAAGTACCGAAAGGATCCGGTCCCACGTGAATCGATCCTTAAAATGGTGGAAGCCGCAACGTGGGCTCCATCGGCGGGCAACGCCCAGAACGTCCGGTTCCTCGTCGTCGAGGACAAGGAAATGCTCACCAAAATGAAGGGCATCGTGGACATGGTTGTGTCTCGGACCACGGGAAAAGTGATCCCCGCGGACAAGATAAACAACTACAACCTGTTTTGGGGCGCGCCTGCGGCCGTGTGCGTCGTCGGGGCGCCGTACGAATCCGCCACCGACAAACTCCTCCGTGAAAAAGAGCCGAAGCGGCACCAGGTTCGCCGGTTCCAGGTCAACGCGGGGCTTCAGAGCGTTTCGGCGTACGTGACGCAGTTCATCCTTGCTGCCTACGCACTTGGATACGGCACTTGCTGGATGACCGGCCCGCTGATCGCGAAGCCGGAACTTGAATCCGCGCTTTCGATTCGGTTCCCGGAGGAGCTTCTCACGGTCATCGCCTTGGGCAAGCCGGACACCCTCCCCGCGAAACCGCCCCGAAAGCCGGCCGCGGAGATCACGACGTTTAGATAGACCGGCGGAGAACCGATGAACCGCGTCGGCTTCGTCTACCACAGCGATTATCTGCTTCACGCGGCCCCGTTCGATCATCCGGAGTCTCCCTCCCGCCTGCTCGCGATCGTCGAGCACTTGTCGTCCAACGGGATCGCGGACAGGATGATTCCGATCGAGCCCGTTTACCCGGGCGAATCCGACATCCTGCGCGTCCACGATCCGGAATACCTGCGGAAGCTCGAAGCCGCCTGCCGCCGCGGCGACACGACGCTTGACGCGGAGGACACATACCTCTGCCGGAACTCTTACACGATCGCACTCCTGTCGGCGGGGGGTGCTATAGCGGGAGCGGAGGCCGTCGCAACCGGCATGGTGCGGCGCGCCTTCTGCGCAGTGCGGCCGCCCGGGCACCATGCCGACCGCCACACGGGAATGGGTTTCTGCCTGCTGAACAACGTGGCGGTCGCCGCGCGCTACCTCCAGGCGAAGCACGGCATCTCGCGGGTCTTCATCGTCGACTGGGACGTGCATCATGGGAACGGAACGC is a genomic window containing:
- a CDS encoding nitroreductase family protein, which gives rise to MDVFEAMKGRQSVRKYRKDPVPRESILKMVEAATWAPSAGNAQNVRFLVVEDKEMLTKMKGIVDMVVSRTTGKVIPADKINNYNLFWGAPAAVCVVGAPYESATDKLLREKEPKRHQVRRFQVNAGLQSVSAYVTQFILAAYALGYGTCWMTGPLIAKPELESALSIRFPEELLTVIALGKPDTLPAKPPRKPAAEITTFR
- a CDS encoding histone deacetylase: MNRVGFVYHSDYLLHAAPFDHPESPSRLLAIVEHLSSNGIADRMIPIEPVYPGESDILRVHDPEYLRKLEAACRRGDTTLDAEDTYLCRNSYTIALLSAGGAIAGAEAVATGMVRRAFCAVRPPGHHADRHTGMGFCLLNNVAVAARYLQAKHGISRVFIVDWDVHHGNGTQSIFLEDPSVFFFSIHEHPSFLYPGTGRRWETGKGAGEGTTINAPMSPGTGDEEYRLAFEQMLQPAVERFRPEIIMISAGFDAHREDPLADIEVTTEGYRFMTRFVCELAERHCGGKVVSVLEGGYEIPSLVASVAIHVQELLGT